One genomic segment of Bacteroides caccae includes these proteins:
- the rpsU gene encoding 30S ribosomal protein S21: MIVVPVKEGENIEKSLKKFKRKFEKTGIVKELRRRQQFDKPSVTKRLKKERAVYVQQLQQVED; this comes from the coding sequence ATGATTGTAGTACCTGTAAAAGAAGGCGAAAACATTGAAAAATCGCTGAAGAAGTTTAAGAGAAAATTCGAAAAAACTGGCATCGTTAAAGAATTAAGAAGAAGACAGCAGTTTGATAAACCGTCTGTAACTAAAAGACTTAAGAAAGAACGTGCAGTTTACGTACAACAACTTCAGCAAGTAGAAGATTAA
- the tuf gene encoding elongation factor Tu yields MAKEKFERTKPHVNIGTIGHVDHGKTTLTAAITTVLAKKGLSELRSFDSIDNAPEEKERGITINTSHVEYETANRHYAHVDCPGHADYVKNMVTGAAQMDGAIIVCAATDGPMPQTREHILLARQVNVPRLVVFLNKCDMVDDAEMLELVEMEMRELLSFYDFDGDNTPIIQGSALGALNGVEKWENKVMELMDAVDTWIPLPPRDVDKPFLMPVEDVFSITGRGTVATGRIESGIIHVGDEVEILGLGEDKKSVVTGVEMFRKLLDQGEAGDNVGLLLRGVDKNEIKRGMVLCKPGQIKPHSKFKAEVYILKKEEGGRHTPFHNKYRPQFYLRTMDCTGEITLPEGTEMVMPGDNVTITVELIYPVALNPGLRFAIREGGRTVGAGQITEIID; encoded by the coding sequence ATGGCTAAAGAGAAATTTGAACGTACCAAACCGCACGTAAACATTGGTACAATCGGTCACGTAGACCACGGTAAGACAACGTTGACAGCTGCTATCACTACTGTGTTGGCTAAGAAAGGTCTTTCTGAATTGCGTTCTTTCGATTCTATCGACAACGCTCCTGAAGAAAAAGAAAGAGGTATTACTATCAATACTTCACACGTTGAGTATGAAACAGCTAACCGTCACTACGCACACGTTGACTGTCCGGGACACGCCGACTACGTAAAGAACATGGTAACTGGTGCTGCTCAGATGGATGGTGCTATCATCGTTTGTGCTGCAACTGATGGTCCGATGCCTCAGACTCGCGAACATATCTTGTTGGCTCGTCAGGTAAACGTTCCTCGTCTGGTTGTATTCTTGAATAAGTGCGATATGGTAGACGATGCTGAAATGTTGGAACTCGTTGAAATGGAAATGAGAGAACTTCTTTCTTTCTATGATTTTGATGGTGACAATACTCCTATCATCCAGGGTTCTGCTCTTGGCGCATTGAACGGTGTAGAAAAATGGGAAAATAAAGTTATGGAACTGATGGATGCAGTTGATACTTGGATCCCACTGCCTCCGCGCGATGTTGATAAACCATTCTTGATGCCGGTTGAAGACGTGTTCTCTATCACAGGTCGTGGTACTGTTGCTACAGGTCGTATCGAATCAGGTATTATCCACGTAGGTGATGAAGTTGAAATCCTTGGTTTGGGCGAAGATAAGAAATCAGTTGTAACTGGTGTTGAAATGTTCCGTAAACTGTTGGATCAAGGTGAAGCTGGTGACAACGTAGGTTTGTTGCTCCGTGGTGTTGACAAGAACGAAATCAAACGTGGTATGGTTCTTTGTAAACCGGGACAGATTAAGCCGCACTCTAAATTCAAAGCTGAGGTTTATATCCTGAAGAAAGAAGAAGGTGGTCGTCACACTCCGTTCCACAACAAATACCGTCCTCAATTCTATCTGCGTACTATGGACTGTACAGGTGAAATCACTTTGCCGGAAGGAACAGAAATGGTAATGCCGGGTGATAACGTAACTATTACAGTTGAGTTGATCTACCCAGTAGCATTGAACCCGGGTCTTCGTTTCGCTATCCGCGAAGGTGGACGTACGGTAGGTGCTGGTCAGATTACTGAAATCATCGACTAA
- a CDS encoding aminopeptidase P family protein: MRQSIKERMHALRMTFPPNYIKAFIIPSTDPHLSEYVAPHWMSREWISGFTGSAGTVVVLMNEAGLWTDSRYFLQAAKELEGSGITLYKEMLPETPSITKYLSQKLKPGESVSIDGKMFSVQQVEQMKEELAAYSLQVDLFGDPLKRIWKDRPSIPNSPAFVYDIEYAGKSCEEKVAAIRAELTKKGAYALFLSALDEIAWTLNLRGNDVHCNPVVVSYLLITQDDVIYFISPEKVTKEVNEYLKEQHVKLKNYDEVETYLNTFTGRNILIDPKKTNFAIYSAINPKCNIIRGESPVALLKAIRNEQEIAGIHAAMQRDGVALVKFLKWLEEAVPSGKETELSVDRKLHEFRAAQPLYMGESFDTIAGYKEHGAIVHYSATPESDVPLQPKGFLLLDSGAQYLDGTTDITRTIALGELTEEEKTDYTLILKGHIALAMAKFPVGTRGAQLDVLARMPIWKYGMNFLHGTGHGVGHFLSVHEGPQSIRMNENPVVLQPGMVTSNEPGVYKAGSHGIRTENLTLVCKDKEGMFGDYLKFETITLCPICKKGIVKEMLTNEEIEWLNNYHQIVYEKLSPNLNEEEKVWLQEATASI, encoded by the coding sequence ATGAGACAGAGTATAAAAGAACGAATGCATGCATTACGAATGACATTCCCCCCCAATTACATTAAAGCGTTTATCATCCCCAGCACCGATCCGCATTTGAGCGAGTACGTAGCTCCGCACTGGATGTCACGTGAATGGATTTCCGGTTTCACGGGTTCGGCAGGAACCGTTGTCGTCTTAATGAACGAAGCCGGACTATGGACCGATTCCCGTTATTTTCTACAAGCCGCCAAAGAATTGGAGGGTAGCGGTATTACTTTATATAAGGAAATGCTACCGGAAACTCCCAGTATTACAAAATATCTCAGCCAGAAGTTAAAGCCCGGTGAATCGGTAAGTATCGATGGCAAGATGTTCTCCGTACAACAAGTTGAGCAAATGAAAGAAGAACTTGCAGCATACAGTTTGCAGGTTGACTTATTCGGTGATCCGCTGAAAAGGATTTGGAAAGACCGGCCTTCTATACCTAATTCTCCGGCCTTCGTCTATGATATTGAATATGCCGGCAAAAGTTGTGAAGAAAAAGTTGCCGCTATTCGTGCCGAATTAACAAAGAAAGGAGCGTATGCCTTATTCTTATCTGCCCTGGACGAAATAGCATGGACTCTCAATTTGAGAGGGAACGACGTGCATTGTAATCCGGTAGTAGTCAGCTATCTGTTAATCACGCAAGATGACGTGATTTACTTCATCTCACCGGAAAAGGTTACAAAAGAAGTGAACGAGTATTTAAAAGAACAGCATGTCAAGTTGAAAAACTACGATGAAGTAGAAACTTACTTGAATACTTTTACAGGCAGAAATATCCTTATTGATCCCAAGAAAACAAACTTTGCCATATATTCTGCAATTAATCCGAAATGCAACATTATACGTGGTGAATCTCCTGTAGCTCTATTAAAGGCTATTCGAAACGAACAAGAAATTGCAGGTATTCATGCAGCTATGCAGCGGGATGGCGTTGCGCTCGTCAAATTCCTCAAATGGTTGGAAGAAGCAGTGCCTTCCGGCAAAGAGACAGAACTAAGCGTAGACAGGAAATTACATGAATTCAGAGCAGCCCAGCCCCTTTATATGGGAGAGAGTTTCGACACTATTGCCGGATATAAGGAACACGGAGCTATTGTGCATTACTCCGCAACTCCGGAAAGTGACGTTCCTCTTCAACCCAAAGGTTTTCTTCTTTTAGATTCGGGAGCCCAGTATCTGGACGGGACTACCGACATTACCCGCACGATCGCATTAGGTGAACTAACTGAAGAAGAAAAAACGGATTATACTTTGATATTAAAGGGGCATATTGCATTGGCTATGGCTAAGTTCCCAGTCGGAACCCGGGGCGCCCAACTTGATGTTCTCGCCCGTATGCCGATCTGGAAATATGGAATGAACTTCCTTCATGGTACAGGCCATGGTGTCGGGCATTTCCTCAGCGTGCATGAAGGACCGCAAAGTATCCGCATGAACGAGAACCCTGTCGTATTACAACCCGGCATGGTTACTTCCAACGAACCGGGAGTTTATAAAGCCGGCAGTCATGGCATCCGCACCGAGAACCTGACGCTTGTCTGCAAAGACAAAGAAGGTATGTTCGGAGATTATCTCAAGTTTGAGACGATTACTTTATGTCCTATTTGTAAAAAGGGAATAGTCAAGGAAATGCTGACAAATGAAGAAATTGAATGGTTAAACAATTATCATCAGATTGTCTACGAAAAGCTGTCACCGAATCTTAACGAAGAAGAAAAAGTTTGGTTACAGGAAGCGACTGCTTCTATTTAA
- a CDS encoding gamma carbonic anhydrase family protein: MALIKSVRGFTPEIGENCFLADNATIIGDVKIGNDCSIWFSTVLRGDVNSIRIGNGVNIQDGSVLHTLYQKSVIEIGDHVSVGHNVTIHGATIKDYALVGMGSTILDHAIVGEGAIVAAGSLVLSNTVIEPGSIWGGVPAKFIKKVDPEQAKELNQKIAHNYLMYSQWYKE; encoded by the coding sequence ATGGCTTTAATAAAATCTGTACGCGGCTTTACTCCCGAAATCGGAGAAAACTGCTTCCTCGCAGACAACGCAACTATTATAGGAGATGTAAAAATAGGAAATGATTGCAGTATATGGTTTAGCACCGTATTGCGCGGTGACGTCAATTCTATACGTATAGGCAATGGAGTTAACATCCAGGATGGAAGTGTTTTGCATACATTATATCAAAAATCAGTTATCGAAATCGGCGACCATGTTTCCGTGGGGCATAATGTAACCATACACGGAGCGACTATCAAAGATTATGCTTTAGTCGGAATGGGATCGACCATACTAGACCATGCTATAGTCGGTGAAGGAGCAATTGTAGCTGCCGGTTCTTTAGTCCTAAGTAATACAGTAATCGAGCCTGGAAGTATTTGGGGTGGAGTACCTGCCAAATTTATAAAGAAGGTAGACCCGGAACAAGCCAAAGAATTAAACCAGAAGATTGCTCACAATTATCTGATGTATTCGCAATGGTATAAAGAATGA
- the rplL gene encoding 50S ribosomal protein L7/L12 has translation MADLKAFAEQLVNLTVKEVNELATILKEEYGIEPAAAAVAVAAGPAAGAAAAEEKTSFDVVLKSAGAAKLQVVKAVKEACGLGLKEAKDLVDGAPSTVKEGLAKDEAESLKKTLEEAGAEVELK, from the coding sequence ATGGCAGATTTGAAAGCTTTTGCAGAACAACTAGTTAACTTGACAGTAAAAGAAGTTAATGAACTTGCAACTATCCTTAAAGAAGAATACGGTATTGAACCTGCTGCTGCAGCTGTTGCTGTTGCTGCTGGTCCTGCAGCTGGTGCTGCTGCCGCAGAAGAAAAAACTTCTTTCGACGTAGTATTGAAGAGCGCTGGTGCAGCTAAACTTCAGGTAGTTAAGGCTGTTAAGGAAGCTTGTGGTCTTGGTTTGAAAGAAGCTAAAGACTTGGTAGACGGTGCTCCTAGCACAGTAAAAGAAGGTTTGGCTAAAGACGAAGCAGAATCATTGAAGAAAACATTGGAAGAAGCTGGAGCTGAAGTTGAACTTAAATAA
- a CDS encoding TlpA family protein disulfide reductase — MSRLFTFLCLSLLFNLAQAQLPTPEYKKGQAILSGTIANYNPDDNLIFKIGAPNIVMGTAETLYPTVEADGSFTINIPLYHSAQVRMIIGNADLVILLSPEKETNVTINLSNLPGKQFVYSGQYATINNEWCQPELITKIPPVYRDGDLLDSIAGISANEFKERCINQYKQYIAHNNTQSQFSEDTRTLANLSCAFDCLENLQATHYCLQTAYQKKENITREQAFAAFLDIHLPDDFHNYLKDFPVNHPLALYCYNYRNVVTNFLYDTHYDPLSMEKYLLENAPLTKEEQTLIHQYEAAFKAGVIFRRQNDLMTLIRKYTKERDDCNWKIFSEAKKRLGHILQDSTCLPVDYIRAIYMRSSLYNLQPLTSRQEIMASEITNPIFIGIIQDMNRQMQPRKKATTKKYTICEASQVAEEELLDALIARHKGKVQFIDFWATWCGGCRQIIKEYEPLKKDISEDKVAFIYLTGPSSIKKTWEILIEDIAGEHYWLDKEQWEYLWTHFQMTGLPMYLLIDKQGNIVKRFTHITTKELKDLLEQEINKI; from the coding sequence ATGAGCAGACTATTTACCTTCCTTTGCCTGTCTTTGTTATTCAATCTAGCACAGGCACAATTACCGACCCCCGAGTATAAAAAAGGACAAGCCATCCTGAGTGGGACAATCGCCAACTACAATCCGGACGACAATCTGATATTCAAGATCGGTGCTCCCAATATCGTAATGGGAACAGCCGAGACACTTTATCCGACTGTTGAAGCAGATGGAAGTTTCACGATTAATATTCCTCTCTACCATAGTGCTCAAGTACGGATGATAATAGGAAATGCAGATTTAGTCATTCTGTTAAGTCCCGAAAAAGAGACCAATGTAACTATCAATCTAAGCAATCTGCCAGGAAAACAATTTGTATATAGTGGTCAGTATGCTACCATTAACAATGAATGGTGTCAGCCGGAACTGATAACAAAGATACCTCCTGTTTATAGAGATGGCGACTTATTGGATTCTATTGCAGGCATCAGTGCCAACGAGTTCAAGGAACGCTGCATCAACCAATACAAACAGTACATAGCGCACAACAACACACAGTCGCAATTCAGCGAAGACACTCGTACACTAGCCAATCTTTCATGCGCATTTGATTGTCTGGAAAACCTGCAAGCTACCCACTATTGTCTGCAAACAGCTTATCAGAAGAAAGAAAACATTACGCGAGAACAAGCTTTTGCAGCTTTCCTCGATATACATTTACCTGATGATTTTCACAACTACCTGAAAGATTTTCCTGTCAATCACCCTTTGGCACTTTATTGTTATAATTACCGTAATGTAGTCACAAACTTCTTATATGATACACACTATGACCCACTCTCTATGGAAAAATATCTATTGGAAAACGCACCGCTCACAAAAGAGGAGCAGACACTCATTCATCAATATGAAGCAGCTTTTAAAGCAGGAGTAATCTTCCGGCGGCAAAACGATTTGATGACACTCATCCGCAAATATACTAAAGAGAGAGACGACTGTAACTGGAAAATATTTTCCGAAGCCAAAAAACGTCTGGGGCATATCCTGCAAGACAGCACCTGTTTGCCGGTTGACTACATACGCGCAATCTATATGCGCTCCAGCCTTTACAACCTACAACCGTTGACCTCCCGGCAGGAAATCATGGCTTCGGAAATTACAAATCCTATATTCATAGGCATCATTCAAGACATGAACCGTCAGATGCAACCCCGGAAGAAGGCAACAACAAAGAAATATACCATCTGCGAAGCGTCACAAGTGGCAGAAGAAGAACTGCTGGATGCACTCATTGCACGTCATAAAGGCAAAGTACAGTTTATCGATTTCTGGGCTACCTGGTGTGGCGGTTGCCGGCAGATTATCAAAGAATATGAGCCGCTAAAGAAAGATATAAGTGAAGACAAAGTAGCTTTCATTTACCTCACCGGCCCCAGTTCGATAAAGAAGACATGGGAAATACTCATAGAAGATATCGCAGGCGAACATTACTGGCTGGACAAAGAGCAATGGGAATATCTTTGGACACATTTTCAAATGACAGGGTTACCGATGTATCTGCTAATAGACAAGCAAGGGAATATAGTGAAACGATTTACTCACATTACCACCAAAGAATTAAAAGATTTACTGGAACAAGAAATCAATAAGATATAA
- the rplK gene encoding 50S ribosomal protein L11, with translation MAKEVAGLIKLQIKGGAANPSPPVGPALGSKGINIMEFCKQFNARTQDKAGKILPVIITYYADKSFDFVIKTPPVAIQLLEVAKVKSGSAEPNRKKVAELTWEQIRTIAQDKMVDLNCFTVEAAMRMVAGTARSMGIAVKGEFPVNN, from the coding sequence ATGGCTAAAGAAGTTGCTGGACTAATCAAATTACAGATTAAAGGAGGCGCTGCAAATCCATCACCCCCAGTTGGACCTGCTCTAGGTTCTAAGGGTATCAATATCATGGAATTTTGCAAGCAATTCAATGCCAGAACCCAAGACAAAGCAGGTAAGATTTTGCCTGTTATCATTACTTACTACGCAGATAAGTCTTTCGATTTTGTAATCAAGACTCCTCCCGTTGCTATTCAATTACTTGAAGTAGCTAAGGTAAAGAGTGGTTCTGCTGAGCCTAACCGTAAGAAAGTTGCCGAGCTTACTTGGGAACAAATTCGTACGATTGCTCAGGACAAAATGGTGGACTTAAACTGTTTTACTGTGGAAGCTGCCATGAGAATGGTTGCAGGTACAGCTAGAAGTATGGGTATCGCTGTAAAAGGGGAGTTCCCGGTTAATAACTAA
- the rplA gene encoding 50S ribosomal protein L1 yields the protein MGKLTKNQKLAAEKIEAGKAYSLKEAASLVKEITFSKFDASLDIDVRLGVDPRKANQMVRGVVSLPHGTGKQVRVLVLCTPDAEAAAKEAGADYVGLDEYIEKIKGGWTDIDVIITMPSIMGKIGALGRVLGPRGLMPNPKSGTVTMDVAKAVKEVKQGKIDFKVDKSGIVHTSIGKVSFSADQIRDNAKEFISTLIKLKPTAAKGTYIKSIYLSSTMSAGIKIDPKSVEEI from the coding sequence ATGGGTAAACTGACAAAAAATCAAAAGTTAGCTGCAGAAAAGATTGAAGCAGGGAAAGCATACTCACTAAAAGAAGCTGCATCTTTGGTAAAAGAAATCACTTTTTCCAAGTTTGATGCTTCACTGGATATAGATGTACGTTTAGGTGTTGACCCACGTAAAGCTAACCAGATGGTGAGAGGTGTTGTTTCACTTCCTCATGGTACTGGTAAACAAGTACGTGTGTTGGTACTCTGTACACCGGATGCTGAAGCTGCTGCGAAAGAAGCTGGCGCTGACTATGTTGGTCTTGACGAATATATTGAAAAGATCAAAGGTGGATGGACTGATATCGATGTGATAATCACTATGCCATCTATCATGGGTAAAATTGGTGCACTCGGTCGTGTACTCGGTCCTCGTGGATTGATGCCGAATCCTAAAAGTGGTACCGTAACTATGGATGTTGCTAAAGCTGTAAAAGAAGTAAAACAAGGTAAGATTGACTTTAAAGTTGATAAGAGCGGTATCGTTCATACTTCTATCGGTAAAGTATCATTCAGTGCTGATCAGATTCGCGACAACGCGAAAGAGTTCATCTCTACATTGATCAAACTGAAACCGACCGCAGCAAAGGGTACATATATTAAGAGTATTTATCTTTCTAGTACAATGAGTGCGGGTATCAAGATCGACCCGAAATCAGTGGAAGAAATCTAA
- the hpf gene encoding ribosome hibernation-promoting factor, HPF/YfiA family: MDVRIQSIHFDASEQLQAFIQKKVSKLEKYYEDIKKVEVSLKVVKPEVAANKEAGIKILIPNGEFYASKVCDTFEEAIDLDVEALEKQLVKYKEKQRSK, encoded by the coding sequence ATGGATGTAAGAATTCAATCAATTCACTTTGATGCGTCAGAGCAATTGCAGGCATTTATTCAAAAGAAAGTGTCTAAGTTGGAAAAGTATTACGAAGATATAAAGAAAGTAGAGGTGTCATTAAAGGTAGTTAAGCCGGAAGTTGCTGCAAATAAAGAAGCAGGCATAAAAATACTTATTCCTAACGGGGAGTTTTATGCAAGTAAAGTGTGTGATACATTTGAGGAAGCAATTGATTTAGATGTGGAAGCGCTCGAAAAGCAACTGGTTAAATACAAGGAAAAACAACGTAGCAAATAA
- the nusG gene encoding transcription termination/antitermination protein NusG codes for MAEIEKKWYVLRAISGKEAKVKEYLEADLKNSDLGEYVSQVLIPTEKVYQVRNGKKIVKERSYLPGYVLVEAALVGEVAHHLRNTPNVIGFLGGSEKPVPLRQSEVNRILGTVDELQETGEELNIPYVVGETVKVTFGPFSGFSGIIEEVNSEKKKLKVMVKIFGRKTPLELGFMQVEKE; via the coding sequence ATGGCTGAGATTGAAAAGAAATGGTACGTTCTGCGTGCTATTAGCGGAAAAGAAGCTAAGGTAAAGGAATATCTTGAAGCTGATCTTAAAAACAGCGACCTTGGTGAATATGTATCTCAGGTATTGATTCCTACTGAAAAGGTTTACCAGGTTCGCAATGGTAAAAAGATTGTGAAGGAAAGAAGTTATCTTCCTGGTTACGTTTTAGTGGAGGCTGCTCTGGTTGGTGAGGTCGCTCATCACCTGCGTAATACTCCGAATGTGATAGGCTTTTTGGGTGGTTCCGAGAAACCGGTACCTCTCAGACAATCAGAAGTGAATCGTATACTTGGTACAGTGGACGAACTGCAGGAAACGGGTGAAGAACTCAATATTCCGTACGTAGTGGGTGAAACTGTAAAAGTTACTTTTGGTCCTTTTAGCGGATTCAGTGGTATCATTGAAGAAGTGAATAGTGAAAAGAAGAAACTGAAGGTCATGGTGAAGATATTCGGGCGAAAAACACCGCTTGAATTGGGCTTTATGCAAGTGGAAAAAGAATAA
- the secE gene encoding preprotein translocase subunit SecE, with product MKKVIAYIKESYDELVHKVSWPTYSELANSAVVVLYASLLIALVVWGMDVCFQNFMEKIVYPH from the coding sequence ATGAAAAAGGTAATAGCTTATATTAAAGAATCTTACGACGAACTTGTTCATAAAGTATCGTGGCCTACGTATTCCGAACTTGCTAACAGTGCAGTAGTTGTTTTATATGCTTCCCTGCTTATTGCATTGGTAGTATGGGGTATGGATGTCTGTTTCCAAAACTTCATGGAAAAAATTGTTTATCCACATTAA
- the xerC gene encoding tyrosine recombinase XerC, giving the protein MLIKSFLDYLRYERNYSEKTVLAYSEDIKQLQEFAQEEYGRFNPLEVEAELIREWIVSLMDRGYTSTSVNRKLSSLRSFYKYLLRQGEVTKDPLCKITGPKNKKPLPVFLKESEMNKLLDETDFGEGFKGYRDRLIIEVFYATGIRLSELIGLDDKDVDFSASLLKVTGKRNKQRLIPFGDELRELMLGYINIRNEMIPERSEAFFVRENGERLYKNLVYNLVKRNLSKVVTLKKRSPHVLRHTFATTMLNNDAELGAVKELLGHESIATTEIYTHATFEELKKVYKQAHPRA; this is encoded by the coding sequence ATGTTAATAAAATCTTTTCTTGATTATCTCCGGTATGAGCGGAATTACTCTGAAAAAACCGTTCTGGCGTATAGTGAGGATATAAAGCAACTACAGGAGTTTGCTCAGGAAGAGTATGGAAGATTTAATCCGTTGGAGGTGGAAGCTGAACTGATTCGTGAATGGATTGTTTCATTAATGGATAGGGGATACACTTCGACTTCTGTAAATCGTAAACTGAGTTCGCTCCGGTCGTTCTATAAATATCTTTTAAGGCAGGGGGAGGTGACTAAGGATCCGTTATGTAAAATAACAGGACCTAAAAATAAAAAGCCGCTACCTGTTTTCTTGAAAGAAAGCGAAATGAACAAGCTGCTGGATGAAACGGATTTTGGTGAAGGGTTTAAAGGTTATCGGGATCGATTGATTATTGAAGTATTTTATGCTACGGGCATAAGGCTTTCGGAATTGATAGGATTGGATGACAAGGATGTGGATTTTTCTGCTTCTCTTTTGAAAGTAACCGGGAAAAGGAACAAGCAACGGCTGATACCGTTCGGTGATGAACTGCGTGAGTTGATGCTTGGATATATTAACATAAGAAACGAAATGATTCCGGAAAGGTCGGAAGCTTTTTTTGTTAGAGAGAATGGCGAACGACTTTATAAGAATCTAGTCTATAATTTAGTGAAACGGAACCTGTCAAAGGTGGTTACGCTGAAAAAAAGGAGTCCTCACGTGTTGAGGCATACTTTTGCTACCACGATGCTGAACAATGATGCGGAGTTGGGTGCAGTAAAAGAACTTTTAGGTCACGAGAGTATTGCAACTACCGAGATCTATACGCATGCCACATTTGAAGAACTTAAAAAAGTGTATAAACAAGCTCATCCAAGAGCTTAA
- the rplJ gene encoding 50S ribosomal protein L10 — protein sequence MRKEDKNSIIEQIAATVKEYGHFYLVDVTAMNAAATSALRRDCFKSGIKLMVVKNTLLHKALESLEEDFSPLYDSLKGTTAIMFCNTANVPAKLIKDKAKDGIPGLKAAYAEESFYVGADQLDALVAIKSKNEVIADIVALLQSPAKNVISALQSGGNTLHGVLKTLGERPE from the coding sequence ATGAGAAAGGAAGATAAAAATTCGATTATAGAGCAAATTGCTGCTACGGTAAAGGAATATGGTCACTTCTATTTGGTAGACGTTACAGCTATGAACGCTGCTGCTACTAGCGCATTGAGAAGAGATTGTTTTAAATCAGGCATCAAATTGATGGTGGTTAAGAACACATTGCTTCACAAAGCACTTGAAAGCTTGGAAGAAGACTTTTCTCCTCTTTACGATTCTTTGAAAGGTACTACTGCTATTATGTTTTGCAACACTGCAAACGTTCCGGCTAAACTGATCAAGGATAAAGCGAAAGACGGTATTCCCGGACTGAAAGCTGCATATGCAGAAGAAAGCTTCTACGTTGGTGCAGACCAATTGGATGCTCTCGTTGCAATCAAGAGTAAGAATGAAGTTATCGCTGACATCGTTGCATTGTTGCAATCTCCGGCGAAGAATGTTATTTCTGCTCTTCAATCAGGTGGTAACACCCTTCACGGAGTTCTCAAAACTCTTGGTGAGAGACCCGAATAA